The Apibacter raozihei genome contains a region encoding:
- a CDS encoding aldo/keto reductase, translating into MKTVILNNGVEMPILGFGVYQIKPEETEKSVLDAIEVGYRSIDTATAYNNEEAVGRAIKNSAIDRSELFITTKLWIQYAGYEKAKKAFDTSLKKLQLDYLDLYLIHQPFGDVYGAWRAMEELYKEGRIRAIGVCNFQADRLVDLSINNDITPAINQIETHVFNQQINNQQVMKKYNIQIESWGPFAEGKNNMFTNELLVSMGGKYNKSVAQIVLRWLIQRNVVVIPKSVRKERMIENFNVFDFELSSIDMQKISTLDTGASLFFDHHDPEMVKRLCSLHK; encoded by the coding sequence ATGAAAACAGTAATATTAAATAACGGTGTAGAAATGCCAATCTTAGGGTTTGGCGTATATCAAATAAAACCTGAGGAAACAGAGAAAAGTGTATTAGATGCAATAGAAGTAGGCTATCGTTCTATTGACACAGCTACAGCCTACAACAACGAAGAAGCTGTTGGCAGGGCTATTAAGAATAGTGCAATTGATCGCAGCGAATTGTTCATAACAACCAAACTTTGGATTCAATATGCAGGATATGAAAAAGCAAAAAAAGCTTTTGATACATCACTCAAAAAATTACAATTAGACTACCTAGATCTTTACCTCATACACCAACCCTTTGGCGATGTTTACGGAGCATGGAGGGCTATGGAAGAATTGTACAAAGAAGGGCGAATACGAGCTATTGGGGTTTGTAATTTTCAAGCAGACAGATTGGTCGATCTGAGCATTAACAACGATATTACTCCTGCCATTAATCAGATAGAAACCCATGTATTCAATCAGCAAATAAACAATCAGCAAGTGATGAAAAAATACAATATACAGATTGAATCTTGGGGACCTTTTGCTGAAGGTAAAAACAATATGTTTACGAATGAGTTGTTGGTATCTATGGGGGGGAAATATAATAAATCGGTAGCACAAATAGTTCTTCGTTGGCTAATTCAAAGAAATGTCGTCGTTATTCCCAAGTCGGTTCGCAAAGAACGAATGATTGAGAACTTCAATGTATTTGATTTCGAATTGAGCAGTATAGATATGCAAAAGATTTCCACATTAGATACAGGAGCGAGTTTGTTTTTTGATCACCACGATCCTGAGATGGTTAAGAGGTTATGCTCATTACATAAATAA
- a CDS encoding nuclear transport factor 2 family protein: MKNLPLKFYCILICLCCVNITNAYSQEKENNIDNNSELIALSKQNWQWMADRNIDLLKNLFHEKAVFVHMGATMNKEQEINTIKSGGIQYKHTEIQDISVRFINNMAIVLDKIRLTAIVEGNEVINPFMVTEVYIKIDDEWKLGSLSFTRTLE, translated from the coding sequence ATGAAAAACTTACCCCTTAAATTTTATTGCATATTAATCTGTTTATGCTGTGTAAATATTACGAATGCATATTCGCAAGAAAAGGAAAATAATATAGATAATAATTCTGAATTAATTGCACTTTCAAAACAAAATTGGCAATGGATGGCCGATCGTAATATAGATTTATTGAAAAACTTGTTTCACGAAAAAGCGGTATTTGTACATATGGGTGCAACGATGAATAAAGAACAAGAAATCAATACAATTAAAAGCGGAGGCATTCAGTACAAACATACCGAAATTCAAGATATATCTGTTCGTTTCATAAACAATATGGCTATAGTCTTAGATAAAATTAGGCTCACGGCAATAGTTGAAGGCAATGAGGTTATCAATCCTTTTATGGTAACAGAAGTATATATAAAAATAGACGACGAATGGAAATTGGGGTCGCTATCATTTACCCGAACTCTTGAATAA
- a CDS encoding alpha/beta hydrolase translates to MNNMDSNIKRIHKYNYIVLLVLLSMLLPLLVNAQNKQKPMTIEDQGSFAVGGSVIQNAGTFNPITRTPEGQTLHGDHAYVFYQIPANSKKLPLVFWHGIGQFSKTWETTPDGREGFQNIFLRKSFSTYLIDQPRRGNAGRSTVDAKVNATPDEMEWFSTFRVGVWPEYFEGVQFAKDPETLNQYFRQMTPNIGSFDTDVIVDATSALFNKIGDGILVTHSHAGGFGWQTAIKNNHVKAIASYEPGSGFPFPEGEVPSAIPSSAGALSANSITMDEFMKLTKIPIVIYYGDYIPTERVENPGIDGWRVRLEMARKWRDTVNKYGGDVTVVHLPEIGIHGNTHFPFSDLNNIEIANLLEQWLNEKELIK, encoded by the coding sequence ATGAATAATATGGACTCAAATATAAAAAGAATACATAAATACAATTACATAGTTCTGTTAGTACTATTGAGTATGCTTTTACCTCTATTGGTAAATGCTCAAAACAAACAAAAGCCAATGACGATTGAAGACCAGGGAAGTTTTGCCGTAGGAGGCTCTGTTATACAAAACGCAGGAACGTTTAATCCTATTACTCGAACACCTGAGGGACAAACTTTACACGGAGATCATGCCTATGTATTTTACCAAATACCTGCAAATTCTAAAAAACTTCCTTTAGTATTTTGGCATGGTATCGGTCAGTTTTCAAAAACATGGGAGACAACTCCTGATGGAAGAGAAGGATTTCAGAACATTTTTTTACGCAAATCATTTAGCACTTATCTTATAGATCAGCCTAGAAGAGGAAACGCAGGACGTAGTACGGTAGATGCAAAAGTGAACGCAACTCCGGATGAAATGGAATGGTTCAGTACGTTCCGGGTAGGTGTTTGGCCTGAATATTTTGAAGGAGTTCAGTTTGCAAAAGATCCTGAAACATTAAACCAATACTTTCGTCAAATGACACCTAATATCGGATCTTTTGATACAGACGTTATTGTAGATGCTACTTCAGCTCTCTTCAATAAAATAGGTGATGGCATATTGGTTACACATTCTCATGCTGGTGGGTTCGGATGGCAGACAGCGATCAAAAATAATCATGTAAAAGCAATAGCATCTTATGAGCCGGGAAGCGGTTTTCCTTTTCCTGAGGGTGAAGTACCTTCTGCTATTCCTAGTTCAGCAGGAGCATTATCTGCTAATAGTATAACTATGGATGAATTTATGAAGCTCACCAAAATTCCTATTGTAATATACTACGGAGATTATATTCCGACTGAGAGAGTTGAAAACCCGGGTATTGATGGTTGGCGAGTACGTCTCGAAATGGCTAGAAAATGGAGAGATACAGTTAATAAATATGGCGGAGATGTCACTGTTGTTCATCTTCCTGAAATAGGAATACATGGAAATACACACTTCCCTTTTTCAGACTTGAATAATATTGAAATAGCTAATTTACTCGAACAATGGTTAAATGAAAAAGAACTTATAAAATGA
- a CDS encoding NAD(P)-dependent alcohol dehydrogenase: protein MKQIFSLFILLTMSIITFSQENRVPSKGLALYAKDGDFQPYEFSRHAIGDNDILIDIMYSGICHSDIHMGKSEWGNISYPFVGGHEIAGRVARVGKNVTKFKVGDYAGIGCIINSCGVCDNCKNGLENLCEKGMVGTYASHDYFHNNEITQGGYANNYVVSENYAIKIPENADMKKVAPLLCAGVTTYSPIHFSNVKKGDSVAVAGFGGLGHMAVQYLVALGANVTIFDITEEKRADAKKFGAVEYVNINKPEELEGQNNKYSFIISTIPAKYDPVMYVKMLKIGGEMAIVGLPASENMPMIPAGSFVFNPHKKIYGSLIGGIPETQKMLDYSVANNIYPEVEIINADVKSVTDAYKNVIDGKVKFRYVIDMKTLK from the coding sequence ATGAAACAGATATTTAGCTTATTCATACTATTAACCATGTCTATAATTACTTTTTCTCAAGAAAACAGAGTGCCATCAAAAGGTTTGGCTCTTTATGCAAAAGATGGAGATTTTCAGCCTTATGAGTTTAGCAGACATGCGATTGGAGACAATGATATTCTCATCGACATTATGTATTCAGGCATTTGCCACAGCGATATTCATATGGGAAAAAGCGAATGGGGAAATATCTCGTACCCGTTTGTAGGAGGGCACGAAATTGCAGGTCGTGTAGCACGAGTAGGTAAAAATGTTACCAAGTTTAAGGTCGGAGATTATGCTGGTATAGGTTGTATTATCAACTCTTGTGGAGTATGCGATAATTGCAAAAATGGGTTAGAAAATCTGTGCGAAAAAGGGATGGTTGGGACTTATGCCTCTCATGACTATTTTCACAACAATGAAATAACACAAGGTGGTTATGCCAACAATTATGTAGTATCAGAAAATTATGCGATAAAAATTCCCGAAAATGCAGATATGAAAAAAGTAGCACCTCTATTATGTGCAGGTGTTACTACTTATTCTCCGATTCATTTCTCGAACGTAAAAAAAGGAGATAGTGTAGCTGTTGCAGGATTTGGAGGATTAGGGCATATGGCAGTACAATATTTGGTTGCCTTGGGTGCTAATGTTACCATCTTTGATATTACAGAGGAAAAGAGAGCTGATGCAAAAAAGTTTGGAGCAGTAGAATATGTTAACATAAACAAGCCCGAAGAACTTGAAGGTCAAAACAATAAGTATAGCTTTATCATAAGCACAATACCTGCTAAATACGACCCTGTAATGTATGTTAAAATGCTCAAGATAGGAGGAGAAATGGCTATTGTTGGATTACCCGCAAGTGAAAATATGCCAATGATACCGGCAGGGTCTTTTGTTTTCAATCCGCACAAAAAAATATATGGATCGTTGATTGGTGGCATCCCTGAAACTCAAAAAATGCTCGATTATTCAGTAGCAAATAACATTTATCCCGAAGTAGAAATTATAAATGCTGACGTAAAATCAGTCACTGATGCTTACAAAAATGTAATAGATGGAAAAGTAAAATTCCGCTACGTTATTGACATGAAAACATTGAAATAA
- a CDS encoding alpha/beta hydrolase: MKQIIILTFSFFFVLSAYSQKQTNGGDKPLVIAKQGSFSAGGTVVTSEGIFDPLKPWYETQGGQTRHGDHADVFYQIPIDAKRNSMVFLHGYGQSRRSWQTTADGREGFVNIFLRNRYSTYLVDQPGRGEAGQATKPVQVSITPDDQIWFTQFRIGLYPNFNEGVQFPKDKKSLDQFFRMMTPNTGKIDEETIVDAMSAVFDKSGDAILFTHSAGGSPGWKTAIKNNHVKAIIAIEPGGFSFPEGEALEGNRGGKGIPMDEFMKLTKIPIIVYYGDYIPEGEALAYSQNFWRDVLATAREWAKVVNAHGGDVTVIHLPKIGIKGNTHFIMSDLNNVEIANHISSWLKKKKLDYK; the protein is encoded by the coding sequence ATGAAACAGATTATAATTTTAACATTTAGCTTTTTCTTTGTTTTATCAGCCTATTCTCAAAAACAAACAAACGGAGGAGACAAACCTTTAGTTATCGCAAAACAGGGTTCCTTTTCGGCAGGAGGAACAGTTGTTACCAGCGAGGGTATATTCGATCCTTTAAAGCCTTGGTATGAAACACAAGGAGGACAAACAAGACACGGTGATCATGCCGATGTTTTTTATCAAATCCCTATTGATGCAAAACGTAATTCAATGGTTTTTCTTCACGGATATGGACAATCCCGTCGTAGTTGGCAAACTACTGCTGATGGACGAGAAGGTTTTGTAAATATCTTTTTGAGAAATAGATATAGTACATATCTTGTAGATCAACCCGGACGAGGTGAGGCCGGTCAAGCCACAAAGCCAGTTCAGGTTTCTATAACTCCTGACGATCAAATATGGTTTACCCAGTTTCGCATCGGCTTATATCCCAATTTTAATGAAGGTGTACAATTTCCCAAAGACAAAAAATCTTTAGATCAGTTTTTCAGAATGATGACCCCCAATACCGGAAAAATAGATGAGGAAACTATCGTAGATGCCATGTCGGCAGTATTTGATAAATCGGGCGATGCTATCCTTTTCACACACTCCGCAGGAGGTTCTCCGGGATGGAAAACAGCTATCAAAAACAACCATGTAAAAGCAATTATAGCTATCGAACCCGGTGGATTTAGTTTTCCTGAAGGAGAAGCCCTTGAGGGTAATCGTGGGGGGAAAGGCATTCCTATGGATGAATTTATGAAACTGACCAAAATTCCAATTATTGTTTATTACGGTGATTATATTCCTGAAGGAGAAGCTCTTGCTTATTCTCAAAATTTTTGGAGAGATGTATTGGCTACTGCTCGTGAATGGGCTAAAGTAGTAAATGCTCATGGTGGCGATGTTACTGTTATTCATTTGCCTAAAATAGGGATAAAAGGAAATACACACTTTATTATGTCAGATCTGAATAATGTAGAAATAGCAAATCACATATCAAGTTGGTTGAAAAAAAAGAAATTGGATTACAAGTAA
- a CDS encoding LytR/AlgR family response regulator transcription factor has product MKVLIVEDETAAFETLEAILKDIDSSIEVMGNTESVSQTVKWLQNNPEPDLILMDIHLSDGDSFLIFEYLKVDTPIIFTTAYNEYAIDAFKQNSIDYLLKPIKPEDLERALNKFKKWTQKDFLDYLSRLPQLASKPQYNSKILVPIKDKLLPISLSDVSFFYTTDKNTQVTLKDGQSYPISKTLEQIYMKLNPADFYRANKQFIIARSSVENITIWFDNRLLVSLNTDIPERIYVSKNKAAEFKTWMVNE; this is encoded by the coding sequence ATGAAAGTACTGATAGTAGAAGACGAAACCGCTGCCTTCGAAACCCTTGAAGCCATATTGAAGGATATAGATTCAAGCATAGAAGTTATGGGCAATACCGAAAGTGTAAGCCAAACGGTAAAATGGTTACAAAACAATCCAGAACCCGATCTTATACTAATGGATATCCACCTTTCTGATGGTGACTCTTTTTTGATATTTGAATACCTAAAAGTAGACACCCCTATAATCTTTACTACGGCTTATAACGAATATGCTATTGATGCCTTTAAGCAAAACAGCATTGACTACCTGCTAAAACCTATAAAACCCGAGGATTTAGAACGAGCATTGAACAAGTTCAAGAAGTGGACACAAAAAGACTTCCTCGATTATTTATCCCGATTGCCACAATTAGCCTCTAAGCCGCAATACAATAGCAAAATACTAGTTCCAATCAAAGATAAATTGCTTCCGATAAGTCTGAGTGATGTTTCTTTTTTCTATACAACTGATAAAAATACTCAGGTAACATTGAAGGATGGGCAGTCGTACCCTATTTCTAAAACACTGGAACAGATTTATATGAAATTAAATCCGGCAGATTTCTATCGAGCAAATAAACAATTTATTATAGCACGTAGTAGTGTCGAAAATATTACAATCTGGTTTGACAATCGTCTATTAGTTAGCCTTAATACAGATATACCTGAACGTATTTATGTCAGCAAAAATAAGGCTGCTGAATTTAAAACATGGATGGTAAATGAGTAA
- a CDS encoding sensor histidine kinase, with the protein MQDLAKIYTPYKLLLTSLVCALLVLYPEITWIPYELSNLPQSEHFKYVAFFIFRYSYYVAIVFFLIKLNLFKIKISSFKKRFLYNALICFITFAIYGLISFILYLKVRHFGSLILFQFFIICILATSIGYIYQLYQEQRTKEKEIELLKIENLQSRYDALTNQINPHFFFNSLNGLTSLIRKKDDKITLTYVNKLSDVFRYILQSDKKGLVTFGEELEFVDAFRYMMEVRFANKLEYRIDVDGEALFYKIPVLSIMPLLDNIVVHNMIDSDHKMHVSIYINDKKELVVSNTIYPKLIKSDTNGTGLKNLENRFSLLMNKKIRTENNGSMFYVYLPLK; encoded by the coding sequence ATGCAAGATTTAGCTAAAATATACACCCCTTATAAGTTATTGTTAACAAGCCTAGTTTGTGCTTTGTTAGTCTTATATCCCGAAATAACTTGGATTCCTTATGAATTAAGTAATTTACCTCAAAGCGAACACTTTAAGTATGTAGCATTTTTCATATTTCGCTATAGCTATTATGTTGCAATAGTATTTTTTTTGATTAAGCTAAATCTATTCAAAATAAAAATATCCTCGTTTAAAAAACGCTTTTTATACAATGCACTTATTTGCTTCATAACCTTTGCTATTTATGGTTTAATCTCTTTTATCCTTTATTTAAAAGTAAGACATTTTGGAAGTTTAATCTTATTCCAATTCTTCATTATATGTATATTAGCCACATCCATAGGATATATTTATCAATTATACCAAGAGCAGCGAACTAAAGAGAAAGAAATAGAATTACTCAAAATTGAGAATTTGCAAAGCCGTTATGATGCTTTGACAAATCAAATAAACCCACACTTTTTCTTCAATTCTTTGAATGGTTTAACCTCACTTATTCGAAAAAAAGATGATAAAATAACCCTTACTTATGTAAATAAACTATCTGATGTTTTCAGATACATACTTCAGAGCGATAAGAAAGGCTTAGTAACCTTTGGCGAAGAGTTGGAATTTGTAGATGCTTTCCGCTATATGATGGAAGTACGCTTTGCTAACAAATTGGAATATAGGATAGATGTGGACGGAGAAGCTCTATTTTATAAGATACCTGTTTTGTCTATTATGCCTCTTTTAGATAATATCGTTGTCCATAATATGATAGATAGCGATCATAAAATGCATGTATCAATATATATAAATGACAAAAAAGAATTAGTCGTTTCAAACACAATATACCCTAAATTAATCAAATCTGACACCAATGGAACAGGCTTGAAAAATCTCGAAAATCGTTTTTCTTTACTGATGAATAAGAAAATAAGAACCGAAAACAACGGAAGTATGTTTTATGTATATTTACCTTTAAAATAA
- a CDS encoding asparaginase: MKRRILLIYTGGTIGMMKKYGSEVLIPFDFSNIINHIPEIKLINANIDFYEFENPIDSSDIEIKDWKFLASLLKEKYEYYDGFVVLHGTDTMSYTASMMSFMLQGIKKSVIFTGSQLPIGELRTDSKENLITSIYYASLYQNSQSVIQEVCLYFEHKLYRANRTTKFSSEHFDAFISPNYPILGESGVNLEIFNENLFKPSSKFNLNTDIEPNIDVVSFFPGRNKRLLEYSLLNSEIKGLILRTFGSGNIPSDKETIDYLKKAKDLGKEIVVITQCVRGSVSIGKYHNSTIFTDLNVCNGFDITVEAATTKLMWLLGQKYKSEDLKKEFESQIAGEISVY, encoded by the coding sequence ATGAAGAGAAGAATTTTACTTATTTATACGGGAGGAACTATAGGTATGATGAAAAAATACGGATCAGAAGTACTGATTCCTTTTGATTTCAGTAATATTATTAATCACATTCCCGAAATAAAATTAATCAATGCGAATATTGATTTTTATGAATTTGAAAATCCTATTGATTCCTCAGATATAGAAATCAAAGATTGGAAATTTCTGGCATCGCTCTTAAAAGAAAAATACGAATATTATGACGGATTTGTAGTATTACATGGTACAGATACAATGTCTTATACAGCATCTATGATGAGCTTTATGCTACAGGGAATAAAAAAGTCGGTAATATTTACAGGCTCTCAGTTACCGATTGGAGAGCTTCGTACAGACTCAAAAGAAAACTTAATTACGAGCATATACTATGCTAGTTTATATCAAAATTCGCAATCCGTTATTCAGGAAGTTTGTTTATATTTTGAACATAAATTATATAGAGCCAACAGAACCACTAAATTTTCTTCTGAACATTTTGATGCATTTATTTCTCCGAATTATCCTATTTTAGGTGAATCTGGAGTTAATCTTGAAATTTTTAATGAAAACCTATTTAAGCCGTCCTCTAAATTTAATCTTAATACAGATATTGAACCTAATATTGATGTAGTTAGTTTTTTTCCAGGAAGAAACAAACGTTTATTGGAATATTCATTGCTAAATTCGGAAATAAAAGGATTAATACTAAGAACCTTTGGTTCCGGTAATATTCCATCGGATAAAGAAACGATTGACTATTTGAAAAAAGCTAAAGATTTGGGTAAAGAAATAGTAGTTATTACCCAATGTGTGAGAGGAAGTGTAAGTATTGGTAAATATCATAACAGTACTATTTTTACTGACTTAAATGTTTGTAACGGATTTGATATTACGGTAGAAGCTGCTACAACAAAGCTGATGTGGCTTTTAGGACAAAAATACAAATCAGAAGACCTCAAAAAAGAATTTGAATCACAGATAGCAGGTGAAATATCTGTTTATTAA
- a CDS encoding TrmH family RNA methyltransferase, translating to MIPKGFEEKLSLYEYLKGFISTVKLDKIEKLVSYRTNYIAPVLEDIYQYRNAGAIVRSMEAFGFQSVYALENRNSFIPEATVSKGADKWVDIIYMHAGLGALQNIKNKGYQLAAISPEKNAINIQDFQIKQPVALIYGTEFKGVTEETLSLADICIKIPMLGFTESLNVSVAAGISFYEMRNKLEKSSLDWKLSEEEKLELKIKWAIKSVSSGEEIALHYLKTFQK from the coding sequence ATGATTCCAAAAGGTTTTGAAGAAAAGCTGAGTCTTTATGAGTATTTAAAAGGTTTTATTTCTACTGTTAAATTAGATAAAATTGAAAAACTGGTATCTTACAGAACAAATTATATTGCTCCTGTTTTAGAAGATATTTATCAGTATCGTAATGCCGGAGCCATTGTCCGAAGTATGGAAGCTTTTGGATTTCAGTCCGTATATGCTCTGGAGAACAGAAATTCATTTATTCCGGAGGCTACTGTATCTAAAGGTGCTGATAAGTGGGTAGATATTATTTATATGCATGCCGGTTTAGGGGCTTTACAAAATATAAAAAATAAAGGTTATCAATTGGCTGCCATTTCACCTGAAAAAAATGCAATAAATATTCAGGACTTTCAAATAAAACAACCGGTAGCTTTAATATATGGTACAGAATTTAAAGGAGTAACTGAGGAAACTCTTAGTCTTGCAGACATCTGTATTAAAATTCCTATGCTTGGATTTACTGAAAGTTTAAATGTATCGGTAGCTGCAGGTATTTCATTTTATGAAATGAGAAATAAACTTGAAAAATCAAGTTTAGACTGGAAATTATCTGAAGAAGAAAAATTGGAATTAAAAATAAAATGGGCGATTAAATCGGTTAGTTCCGGTGAGGAAATAGCCCTACATTATCTTAAAACTTTTCAAAAATGA
- a CDS encoding GNAT family N-acetyltransferase, which translates to MKLKKLNLMNLNEVNFMEKLYLDSFPKEEQRPTERMFKAYENSQNKFSILLAVTESKNVGFFNFWDFDKFIFAEHFAISSDFRSGGYGSRVMKVFMENISKPIVLEVEPPETEISQRRIGFYERLGFKLWDKIKYRQPSYESKGISYPMRIMSVGELDIEKDHKSVIETIHNVYSI; encoded by the coding sequence ATGAAATTAAAAAAATTAAATTTAATGAATCTTAATGAAGTAAATTTTATGGAAAAACTTTATTTGGATTCTTTTCCTAAAGAAGAGCAAAGACCTACTGAAAGAATGTTTAAAGCTTACGAAAATTCACAAAATAAATTTTCAATATTATTGGCTGTGACTGAGAGTAAAAATGTTGGCTTTTTTAATTTTTGGGATTTTGATAAATTTATTTTTGCAGAACATTTTGCTATTTCTTCAGATTTTAGAAGTGGCGGATATGGAAGCAGAGTTATGAAAGTTTTTATGGAAAATATATCTAAACCTATAGTACTGGAGGTAGAACCACCGGAAACAGAAATTTCCCAAAGAAGAATAGGTTTTTATGAAAGATTAGGATTTAAATTATGGGATAAAATCAAGTATAGACAGCCTTCGTATGAATCAAAAGGAATTTCTTATCCTATGAGAATAATGTCAGTCGGTGAATTAGATATTGAAAAAGATCACAAATCTGTGATTGAAACTATACATAACGTATATTCTATATAA
- the gyrB gene encoding DNA topoisomerase (ATP-hydrolyzing) subunit B, which produces MSEQKYTADSIQALEGIEHVRMRPSMYIGDVGVRGLHHLVYEVVDNSIDEALAGYCDDIDVIIGKDNSITVKDNGRGIPVDVNTKTGLSALELVMTKIGAGGKFDKDSYKVSGGLHGVGVSCVNALSTLLVATVNRNGKKYEQRYSKGVALNPVEVVGTSEKTGTEVTFSPDPSIFNDTVYSYDTLATRLRELSFLNKGITITITDERETEEDGSFKNETFHSDRGLEEFVEFVDGNREPLMDEIIHMEGEIEDIPVEVAMRYNTSYTENIHSYVNNINTHEGGTHLTGFRRALTRTLKKYADENINLAKEKVEITGDDFREGLTAVVSVKVMEPQFEGQTKTKLGNSEVSSAVDKLVAEMLTNYLEEHPNEAKQIVQKVLLAAKARQAAKKARELVQRKSPLGGSGLPGKLADCSSRKAEDSELFLVEGDSAGGTAKQGRDRMFQAILPLRGKILNVEKAMSYKVFESEEIKNIYTALGVSVGTEEDSKALNMAKLRYHKVVIMTDADVDGSHITTLILTFFFRYMKEMIEKGYIYIATPPLYLLKKGSKEYYAWDDKHREEIAAQIGNAQGKGFSVQRYKGLGEMNAEQLWDTTMNPEQRTLRQVTINNASEADRIFSMLMGDDVPPRREFIEKNAAYAKIDV; this is translated from the coding sequence ATGAGTGAACAAAAATATACGGCTGACAGTATTCAGGCCTTAGAAGGAATTGAACACGTACGTATGCGTCCTTCCATGTATATTGGAGATGTGGGTGTCAGAGGCTTGCATCATTTAGTATATGAGGTGGTAGATAACTCAATAGATGAAGCTTTAGCTGGCTATTGTGATGATATAGATGTAATTATTGGTAAAGATAATTCCATTACCGTTAAAGACAATGGACGAGGTATTCCCGTAGATGTTAATACAAAAACCGGTTTATCTGCTTTAGAATTAGTAATGACTAAAATAGGAGCGGGAGGGAAGTTTGATAAAGATTCTTATAAAGTATCGGGAGGTCTCCACGGAGTAGGAGTTTCTTGTGTAAATGCACTATCAACCCTGTTAGTTGCTACGGTTAATCGAAACGGAAAAAAATACGAACAAAGATATTCAAAAGGGGTTGCCTTAAACCCTGTTGAAGTTGTCGGAACCTCTGAAAAGACCGGTACTGAAGTAACTTTCTCACCAGATCCGTCAATTTTTAATGATACGGTTTACAGCTACGATACACTAGCTACTCGTTTAAGAGAGCTTTCTTTCTTAAACAAAGGAATTACAATAACTATCACAGATGAACGTGAAACGGAAGAAGATGGAAGTTTTAAAAATGAAACCTTTCATTCAGATCGTGGACTTGAAGAATTTGTTGAGTTTGTAGATGGGAACCGTGAGCCTCTTATGGACGAAATTATTCATATGGAAGGTGAAATTGAAGATATTCCTGTAGAAGTAGCTATGCGTTACAATACTTCGTATACAGAAAATATCCATTCCTACGTTAATAATATTAATACCCACGAAGGAGGTACACATTTAACAGGATTTAGAAGAGCATTGACCCGTACATTAAAAAAATATGCGGATGAAAATATAAATCTGGCTAAAGAAAAAGTTGAAATTACAGGAGATGATTTCCGTGAAGGTTTAACAGCTGTTGTATCTGTTAAAGTTATGGAACCTCAGTTTGAAGGCCAAACCAAAACTAAATTGGGAAATTCAGAGGTAAGTTCTGCGGTTGATAAACTAGTAGCAGAAATGTTAACTAATTATTTAGAAGAGCATCCGAATGAAGCCAAGCAAATAGTACAAAAAGTTTTATTAGCAGCAAAAGCAAGACAGGCAGCTAAAAAGGCACGTGAATTGGTTCAGAGAAAATCACCTTTAGGAGGAAGCGGTCTTCCTGGAAAACTGGCTGACTGTTCTTCGAGAAAAGCTGAGGACAGTGAATTGTTCCTTGTCGAGGGAGATTCAGCAGGTGGAACTGCTAAGCAGGGGAGAGATCGTATGTTTCAGGCTATACTTCCACTAAGAGGTAAAATTCTTAACGTGGAAAAAGCAATGAGCTACAAGGTTTTCGAAAGTGAAGAAATAAAAAATATTTATACGGCTCTAGGTGTTTCCGTAGGTACAGAAGAGGATTCCAAAGCTTTAAATATGGCTAAATTGAGGTATCATAAAGTGGTTATTATGACCGATGCCGATGTAGATGGTTCGCACATTACAACTCTGATTCTTACTTTCTTTTTCCGCTATATGAAAGAAATGATTGAAAAAGGATACATTTATATTGCAACTCCACCGTTATATTTATTAAAAAAAGGCAGCAAAGAATATTATGCCTGGGATGATAAGCACAGAGAAGAAATTGCTGCTCAGATTGGAAATGCTCAAGGAAAAGGATTTTCTGTACAGAGGTATAAAGGTCTTGGGGAAATGAATGCAGAACAACTTTGGGATACAACTATGAATCCGGAGCAAAGAACTCTACGTCAGGTTACCATAAACAATGCATCTGAAGCAGATAGAATCTTTTCTATGTTGATGGGAGATGATGTTCCGCCAAGAAGAGAATTTATTGAAAAAAATGCTGCATATGCTAAAATTGATGTTTAA